A genomic region of Streptosporangium lutulentum contains the following coding sequences:
- a CDS encoding DNA polymerase III subunit delta' produces the protein MGVFDDLVGQERAVVTLRRAAEAGADLLAGGRGAGMTHAWLFTGPPGSGREEAARAFAAALFCPDQGCGHCDLCHQVTIGSHPDLEIVRPQGLSYGIKDTRQLILRAAGAPTLGRWRVVLFEDADRATEGASNALLKAIEEPPPRTVWLLCAPSPDDMMITIRSRCRLVTLVTPPSAAVAHVLATRENVPPAMAEFAARAAQGHIDRARRLALDEEARKRRDSVLAIPRSLTGVGACVMAAERLVKTAEEEAAAVTAVLNESEIAELRQIYGEGSSGKGLNKGLIRGGAGALKDLEDRQKSRATRTKRDVIDSALLDLVAFYRDVLAVQFGAHLELANEDHRADLDALARSSTPEESLRRIDAIMRCRRRLAANVNPQMAVEAMTISLRQPWL, from the coding sequence GTGGGAGTCTTCGATGACCTTGTGGGGCAGGAGCGGGCTGTCGTAACGCTTCGCCGGGCGGCGGAGGCCGGGGCCGACCTGCTGGCCGGCGGACGCGGGGCGGGGATGACCCACGCGTGGCTGTTCACCGGGCCGCCCGGATCGGGTCGTGAGGAGGCCGCGCGGGCGTTCGCCGCCGCCCTGTTCTGTCCCGACCAGGGGTGTGGTCACTGCGACCTGTGTCACCAGGTGACGATCGGCTCGCATCCGGACCTGGAGATCGTCCGTCCGCAGGGGCTCTCGTACGGGATCAAGGACACCCGCCAGCTCATCCTCCGCGCCGCCGGGGCGCCGACGCTCGGCCGCTGGCGCGTCGTGCTGTTCGAAGACGCCGACCGAGCCACCGAGGGCGCCTCCAACGCGTTGCTCAAGGCGATCGAGGAGCCGCCGCCGAGGACGGTCTGGCTGCTCTGCGCGCCCTCCCCGGACGACATGATGATCACCATCAGATCCCGCTGCCGGTTGGTCACGCTCGTCACCCCCCCGTCCGCCGCGGTCGCCCATGTGCTGGCCACGCGGGAGAACGTGCCGCCGGCGATGGCGGAGTTCGCCGCCCGGGCCGCCCAGGGGCACATCGACCGGGCACGCAGGCTGGCCCTGGACGAGGAGGCGCGCAAGCGCCGTGACTCGGTGCTCGCCATCCCCAGGTCGCTCACCGGGGTGGGGGCGTGCGTCATGGCCGCCGAGCGGCTGGTGAAGACCGCCGAGGAGGAGGCCGCCGCGGTCACAGCGGTGCTGAACGAGTCGGAGATCGCCGAGCTTCGCCAGATCTACGGGGAGGGGTCCTCGGGCAAGGGGCTCAACAAGGGGCTGATCCGGGGTGGAGCCGGGGCGCTCAAGGATCTTGAGGATCGGCAGAAGTCCCGGGCCACCCGGACCAAGCGTGATGTCATCGACTCGGCCCTGCTCGACCTGGTGGCGTTCTACCGCGATGTGCTGGCCGTGCAGTTCGGCGCGCACCTGGAGCTGGCGAACGAGGACCATCGGGCCGACCTGGACGCTCTGGCTCGCTCCTCCACCCCGGAGGAGTCCCTGCGCAGGATCGACGCGATCATGCGTTGCCGCAGGCGGCTGGCCGCCAACGTCAACCCGCAGATGGCGGTGGAGGCGATGACCATCTCGCTGCGGCAACCTTGGCTCTGA
- a CDS encoding glycosyltransferase family 4 protein, with translation MKISFLILNAYGMGGTIRATFDLATKMSERHDVEVISVFQHTDQPFLQLGSKVRLRSLVDLREDARVRWPYTKRAARLSPQESVLIHPEERAYSSFSAWSDDVLKRELRRLRTDVLVTTRAGLNIMAARFARKRVVTIAQEHLHFEAHLPGIFEEIREWYPKLDAVVTLTEADAQDYRAMLGRAPTRVFAIGNGLAGRPRPRSRQENRIVLAAGRLVPVKGYDRLLKAFAQVVKERPDWKLRIYGEGRVSDKLVKLAVRLRLHNNVTFMGPTSDIEGELAKASIHAVSSRFEGFGMTIIEAFACGVPVVSFDCPRGPREIITPGFDGLLIPPDDVDALAGGLLQMIDDEEGRHLMAENALRTAMGYDISTIADRWEKSFAELVR, from the coding sequence GTGAAGATTTCCTTCCTGATCCTCAACGCCTACGGCATGGGCGGCACGATCCGGGCCACCTTCGACCTCGCCACCAAGATGTCCGAGCGGCACGACGTCGAGGTCATCAGTGTCTTCCAGCACACCGACCAGCCCTTCCTGCAGCTCGGCTCCAAGGTCCGGCTGCGCTCGCTGGTGGACCTGCGGGAGGACGCCCGGGTCCGCTGGCCGTACACGAAGAGGGCGGCGCGGCTGAGCCCGCAGGAGAGCGTGCTGATCCATCCGGAGGAACGTGCCTACTCCTCCTTCAGCGCCTGGAGCGACGACGTTCTCAAACGCGAGCTGAGACGGCTCCGTACGGACGTGCTGGTCACCACCCGGGCCGGGCTGAACATCATGGCCGCGAGGTTCGCGCGCAAGCGGGTCGTCACGATCGCCCAGGAGCATCTGCACTTCGAGGCCCACCTGCCCGGGATCTTCGAGGAGATCCGGGAGTGGTACCCGAAGCTGGACGCGGTCGTCACCCTCACCGAGGCCGACGCGCAGGACTACCGGGCCATGCTCGGCCGGGCCCCGACGCGCGTGTTCGCCATCGGCAACGGGCTGGCCGGCAGACCGCGTCCCCGCTCCAGGCAGGAGAACCGGATCGTGCTCGCCGCGGGACGGCTGGTGCCGGTCAAGGGGTACGACCGGCTGCTGAAGGCGTTCGCCCAGGTGGTCAAGGAACGCCCGGACTGGAAACTGCGGATCTACGGCGAGGGCCGGGTCAGCGACAAGCTGGTCAAACTGGCCGTCAGGCTGCGGCTGCACAACAACGTCACGTTCATGGGCCCGACCAGCGACATCGAGGGTGAGCTCGCCAAGGCCTCGATCCACGCGGTCAGCTCCCGGTTCGAGGGCTTCGGCATGACCATCATCGAGGCGTTCGCGTGCGGGGTGCCGGTGGTCAGCTTCGACTGCCCCCGGGGTCCCCGCGAGATCATCACTCCGGGCTTCGACGGGCTGCTGATCCCCCCGGACGACGTGGACGCCCTGGCCGGCGGGCTGCTCCAGATGATCGACGATGAGGAGGGGCGCCACCTGATGGCAGAGAACGCCCTCCGGACGGCCATGGGCTACGACATCTCCACGATCGCGGACCGCTGGGAGAAGTCCTTCGCCGAACTCGTACGCTGA
- a CDS encoding SigE family RNA polymerase sigma factor translates to MEVELLSYGEPLTRDRVDVATLFAEHHLGLVRLALLMVGDQATAEDVVQKAFARSHAGRRRLRDPDRMLTYIRSAVLNGSRSVLRRRAVAFRRPVQHEPSVWSAEHAALLGEERREVLIALRALPRRQREALTLRYYLDLSDLEIAETMGVGASTARSTIARGLAALARVLGEES, encoded by the coding sequence GTGGAAGTCGAACTGCTCTCCTACGGAGAGCCCCTGACCAGGGACCGCGTCGACGTCGCGACGCTGTTCGCCGAACATCACCTCGGCCTGGTACGGCTGGCGCTGCTCATGGTGGGCGACCAGGCCACGGCCGAGGACGTCGTCCAGAAGGCGTTCGCCCGCTCCCACGCGGGCCGGCGCCGCCTGCGGGATCCCGATCGCATGCTGACCTACATCCGCTCGGCGGTGCTCAACGGCTCCCGTTCCGTTCTGCGCCGCCGGGCGGTGGCGTTCCGGCGGCCCGTGCAGCATGAGCCGTCCGTCTGGTCGGCCGAGCACGCGGCACTGCTCGGCGAGGAGCGCCGCGAGGTGCTCATCGCCCTGCGCGCGCTGCCGAGGCGGCAGCGGGAGGCGCTGACGCTGCGCTACTACCTCGACCTGTCCGACCTGGAGATCGCCGAAACCATGGGGGTCGGCGCAAGCACGGCCCGGTCCACCATCGCGCGCGGGCTGGCCGCCCTCGCCCGAGTGCTTGGGGAGGAATCATGA
- a CDS encoding permease-like cell division protein FtsX — protein sequence MTATENRLRDALSAAAGTASAVRPLTLPVRRRVRAPVLLAAAAVTMAAVGAGFVWAGQLDPRTTTAVQAAPTPQPEPEISIFLCKKNDPFPQCKGAKVDKAKIAEALWSRPDVEWLSFEGAAEAYTNFREQNKDNSDLLTTIKVKDMPESFRILPEEGADWNAILADAKTLPGVSNVIDQRCPGPDVEC from the coding sequence ATGACCGCCACCGAGAACCGCCTTCGTGACGCCCTGTCCGCCGCCGCCGGAACCGCCTCGGCCGTCCGTCCGCTGACCCTTCCCGTCCGCCGCCGGGTGCGGGCCCCGGTGCTGCTGGCCGCCGCCGCCGTCACGATGGCCGCGGTCGGGGCCGGGTTCGTGTGGGCGGGGCAGCTGGATCCCCGGACGACCACCGCCGTCCAGGCGGCACCGACGCCTCAGCCCGAGCCGGAGATCTCGATCTTCCTGTGCAAGAAGAACGACCCGTTCCCGCAGTGCAAGGGGGCGAAGGTCGACAAGGCGAAGATCGCCGAGGCGCTGTGGAGCCGGCCGGACGTGGAGTGGCTCAGTTTCGAGGGCGCGGCGGAGGCCTACACGAACTTCAGAGAGCAGAACAAGGACAACAGCGACCTTCTCACCACGATCAAGGTCAAGGACATGCCTGAGTCGTTCCGGATCCTGCCGGAGGAGGGTGCCGACTGGAATGCGATCCTCGCGGACGCCAAGACGTTACCCGGCGTCTCCAACGTCATCGATCAGAGATGCCCGGGCCCCGACGTGGAGTGCTGA
- a CDS encoding sigma-70 family RNA polymerase sigma factor, whose protein sequence is MDGEILRLAERAPRVSAPPAVSPDAGLVAFYRDHRLNLVRLAVLLVGDRETAEDVVQDVFARLHGKWRPGVTTLAYVRTCVLNGSRSILRRRAVALRRVERVTESVDSAETAALIGESRREVLLALGRLPRRQREALVLRYYLDLSDAETSEIMRVGESTVRSTTARALARLHRELGDTV, encoded by the coding sequence ATGGACGGTGAAATCTTGCGGCTGGCGGAGCGGGCACCCCGGGTGTCCGCTCCGCCGGCAGTTTCCCCCGACGCCGGGCTGGTCGCGTTCTACCGCGACCACCGGCTCAACCTTGTCCGGCTCGCCGTGCTGCTCGTCGGTGACAGGGAGACGGCCGAAGACGTCGTGCAGGACGTGTTCGCCCGGCTGCACGGGAAGTGGCGGCCGGGGGTCACGACCCTCGCCTATGTCAGGACCTGTGTGCTCAACGGCTCCCGGTCGATACTGCGCCGCCGGGCGGTGGCGCTGCGCCGGGTCGAGCGGGTCACGGAGTCGGTCGACTCGGCGGAGACCGCCGCACTGATCGGCGAGTCACGGCGAGAGGTGCTGCTCGCGCTGGGCCGGCTGCCGCGACGCCAGCGGGAGGCCCTGGTGCTGCGCTACTACCTCGATCTGTCCGACGCGGAGACCTCCGAGATCATGCGTGTGGGAGAGAGCACCGTCAGGTCCACGACAGCCCGAGCCCTGGCCAGGCTCCACCGCGAGCTGGGAGACACCGTATGA
- a CDS encoding permease-like cell division protein FtsX, with amino-acid sequence MSIIEDRLREAMAARAEAVPDDDRPLPAPRVRRAGWTTPVAIAAAVLLVAGTILGTVRLGEPSPGSPETIVAMSMGGTEPSDTPEVRVFPCKGAEPWQNCEGAATEAEKEEIRRMLEARPEVEDVVFRDQRTNWESFRRENKDNATLLQVITVEVMPESFTARIRPDADSLAVARAAGELPGVANAIDKDCLFGRLSLLSRIESKLPWAEPERQCSYPEHPMPPDSD; translated from the coding sequence ATGAGCATCATCGAGGACCGGCTCCGAGAGGCCATGGCGGCCCGTGCGGAAGCCGTACCCGACGACGACCGGCCCCTGCCCGCGCCACGGGTTCGCCGTGCCGGGTGGACGACCCCGGTCGCGATCGCCGCGGCGGTCCTTCTCGTCGCGGGGACGATCCTCGGGACCGTACGGCTCGGCGAACCCTCCCCGGGCTCGCCGGAGACCATCGTCGCCATGTCCATGGGCGGCACCGAGCCGTCCGACACCCCCGAGGTCAGGGTCTTCCCGTGCAAGGGAGCCGAGCCATGGCAGAACTGCGAGGGCGCGGCTACCGAGGCCGAGAAGGAGGAGATCCGGCGGATGCTCGAAGCCCGGCCCGAGGTGGAGGACGTTGTCTTCCGGGACCAGCGGACGAACTGGGAGTCCTTCCGGCGTGAGAACAAGGACAACGCCACGCTCCTCCAGGTGATAACCGTCGAGGTTATGCCGGAGTCCTTCACCGCCCGGATCAGGCCGGACGCCGACTCCCTGGCCGTGGCACGGGCCGCGGGTGAGCTACCGGGGGTGGCCAACGCGATCGACAAGGACTGCCTCTTCGGACGCCTCTCCCTCCTGTCGAGGATCGAGAGCAAACTCCCGTGGGCAGAGCCGGAGAGGCAGTGCTCATACCCGGAGCATCCGATGCCGCCGGATTCCGACTGA
- a CDS encoding regulatory iron-sulfur-containing complex subunit RicT, producing MIMAVSFTRYGRLYYLDPGEHSPKVGDKVLVPTEAGPEVAECVWAPQWTSEEVGGLPVCAGIAGEEHLARDESNKRMRAEARSVSKRLIKRHTLPMKVVGVDYMDADNVYTVYFSAPHRVDFRALVRDLARNLRARVELRQIGPRDEARLQGGIGPCGRDLCCATFLKDFEPVSVRMAKDQDLPVNPLRIAGACGRLMCCLKYEHPLYLDAHSRMPRVGLKVDTPEGSGTVVGRNIPSDSVVVRLDDGGRRCACPSASVCSPRKQHDTMYGDAVAAAEGGPAG from the coding sequence ATGATCATGGCGGTGAGCTTCACCCGCTACGGCAGGCTGTACTACCTGGATCCCGGCGAACACAGTCCCAAGGTCGGCGACAAGGTGCTGGTGCCCACCGAGGCCGGGCCTGAGGTGGCCGAGTGCGTGTGGGCGCCGCAGTGGACGAGCGAGGAGGTCGGCGGGCTGCCCGTGTGCGCCGGCATCGCGGGCGAGGAGCACCTGGCACGCGACGAGAGCAACAAGCGGATGCGCGCGGAGGCCCGTAGCGTTTCCAAACGCCTGATCAAACGCCACACGTTGCCGATGAAGGTCGTCGGCGTCGACTACATGGACGCCGACAACGTCTACACGGTCTACTTCTCCGCTCCTCACCGCGTCGACTTCCGCGCCCTCGTCCGCGACCTGGCCCGCAATCTGCGCGCCCGGGTGGAGCTGCGCCAGATCGGCCCCCGCGACGAGGCCCGCCTCCAGGGGGGCATCGGCCCATGCGGCCGTGACCTGTGCTGCGCCACCTTCCTCAAGGACTTCGAGCCCGTCTCGGTGCGCATGGCCAAGGACCAGGATCTGCCGGTCAACCCGCTGCGCATCGCGGGGGCGTGCGGGCGGCTGATGTGCTGCCTGAAGTACGAGCACCCGCTCTACCTGGACGCGCACAGCAGGATGCCTCGTGTCGGGCTGAAGGTGGACACCCCCGAGGGCTCGGGAACCGTGGTGGGGCGCAACATCCCCTCCGACTCTGTCGTGGTCCGGCTGGACGACGGCGGGCGTCGCTGCGCGTGTCCCTCCGCCTCGGTCTGCTCCCCTCGCAAGCAGCACGACACGATGTACGGCGACGCGGTGGCGGCCGCCGAGGGCGGTCCCGCGGGATAG
- a CDS encoding alpha/beta hydrolase produces MGVRPDLRSGQGVRFRTAALCAAVVLLASACTGTTEKKSALDWSDCGDGFECAKLAVPLDHQKPTGEKIEISVIRLPASGEKIGSILVNPGGPGASGIQYARGADSALSKAVRERFDVVGFDPRGVGDSTPVRCLSSGDLDTYVGLDSTPDSPDEVTVLEESSRRFASGCQARSGDLLAHVGTADAARDMDLLRAAVGDSRLTYLGKSYGTQLGAVYADLFPDHVRALVLDGAVDPSLPPLELNAAQARGFEVALDAFLEDCFTAQDCPFEGPVALARAEITSLLRRADTTPLSNAMGDGRPVGEGWTALGLLTPLYDRQAWPILRQALGQALKGDGTTLLRMADLLVDRREDGGYTNQTEANMAINCIDANYPRDPEDFAAAAQKSVKEAPMFGSYVMWGSLPCAYWPVKGESKEKIDAPGAPPIMVVGTERDPATPYEWSEALASQLSSGVLVGFDGDGHTAYLTGSACVDRLVDDYLIDLAVPKDGTSCPKIG; encoded by the coding sequence ATGGGTGTGCGACCTGACTTACGGAGCGGACAAGGCGTGAGATTCCGTACGGCTGCCCTATGCGCGGCGGTGGTCCTGCTCGCGAGTGCCTGCACCGGAACCACCGAGAAGAAGTCGGCGCTCGACTGGTCGGACTGCGGTGACGGTTTCGAGTGCGCGAAGCTCGCGGTCCCTCTCGATCACCAGAAGCCCACCGGTGAGAAGATCGAGATCAGTGTGATCCGGCTCCCGGCCTCGGGCGAGAAGATCGGTTCCATCCTCGTCAATCCCGGCGGGCCGGGCGCCTCCGGAATCCAGTACGCCCGCGGCGCGGACTCGGCGCTGAGCAAGGCCGTACGGGAACGTTTCGACGTGGTGGGGTTCGATCCGCGCGGGGTCGGTGATTCCACGCCCGTCCGGTGCCTGTCATCGGGTGACCTCGACACCTACGTCGGCCTCGACAGCACGCCCGACTCGCCCGACGAGGTCACGGTGCTGGAGGAGAGCTCGCGGCGATTCGCCTCCGGGTGCCAGGCTCGTTCGGGCGATCTTCTCGCGCACGTCGGCACGGCCGACGCGGCCCGGGACATGGACCTGCTACGCGCCGCCGTCGGGGACTCCCGCCTCACCTATCTCGGCAAGTCGTACGGCACGCAGCTGGGCGCCGTCTACGCCGACCTCTTCCCCGACCACGTCCGCGCGCTCGTCCTGGACGGCGCGGTGGATCCCTCGCTCCCCCCGCTGGAGCTGAACGCCGCCCAGGCTCGCGGTTTCGAGGTCGCACTCGACGCGTTCCTCGAAGACTGTTTCACGGCCCAGGACTGCCCCTTCGAGGGCCCGGTCGCCTTGGCCCGTGCGGAGATCACCAGCCTGCTTCGCCGTGCGGACACGACCCCCCTGTCCAACGCGATGGGGGACGGCCGCCCGGTCGGCGAGGGCTGGACGGCTCTCGGCCTGCTCACCCCGCTCTACGACCGGCAGGCCTGGCCGATCCTCCGCCAGGCACTCGGTCAGGCCCTGAAGGGGGACGGGACCACGCTCCTGCGCATGGCCGACCTGCTGGTCGACCGCCGGGAGGACGGCGGATACACCAATCAGACCGAGGCCAACATGGCCATCAACTGCATCGACGCCAACTATCCCCGTGATCCGGAGGACTTCGCCGCGGCGGCTCAAAAGTCGGTCAAGGAGGCTCCGATGTTCGGCTCGTACGTCATGTGGGGCTCGCTGCCCTGCGCCTACTGGCCGGTCAAGGGAGAGTCGAAGGAGAAGATCGACGCGCCGGGGGCACCGCCCATCATGGTCGTCGGCACCGAACGCGATCCGGCGACGCCGTACGAATGGTCCGAGGCGCTCGCCTCCCAGCTCTCCTCGGGCGTTCTGGTGGGGTTCGACGGCGACGGCCATACCGCCTACCTGACCGGCTCCGCGTGTGTGGATCGCCTGGTGGACGACTATCTGATCGATCTGGCGGTTCCCAAGGACGGAACCAGCTGCCCCAAGATCGGCTGA
- a CDS encoding HD domain-containing protein has translation MTEIIAGVEVPETAAVAEATRHIRGMTSPLIFHHSRRVFFFAALHAREVGLRPDPELLYLSAVFHDLGLLTPFSEVEQRFELDGADHARKFLLDRGFPATAADVVWEAIALHSTPGIPGRMGSEIAATYHGVLTDVLGVGLDKLDRGLVDEIIAVHPRGDFKNRFLQALLEGTRDRPDTTYGTISANVLVHFIPGFRHVGMVERVMGSAWPS, from the coding sequence ATGACCGAAATTATCGCGGGGGTGGAGGTTCCCGAAACGGCGGCGGTCGCCGAGGCCACCCGCCACATCCGGGGGATGACCAGCCCCCTCATCTTCCATCACTCCCGGCGCGTCTTCTTCTTCGCCGCGCTTCACGCTCGCGAGGTCGGTCTGCGGCCGGACCCGGAGTTGCTTTACCTGTCCGCCGTTTTCCACGACCTCGGCCTGCTGACACCCTTCTCCGAGGTGGAGCAGCGCTTCGAGCTCGATGGCGCCGACCATGCACGCAAGTTCCTGCTCGACCGCGGTTTTCCGGCCACGGCCGCCGACGTGGTCTGGGAAGCGATCGCGCTGCACAGCACGCCGGGGATTCCCGGCCGGATGGGCTCGGAGATCGCCGCCACGTACCACGGCGTGCTGACCGACGTGCTGGGCGTGGGCTTGGACAAGCTGGATCGTGGCCTGGTGGACGAGATCATCGCTGTTCATCCGCGCGGCGACTTCAAGAACAGGTTCCTGCAGGCCCTTCTCGAGGGAACCCGAGACCGCCCGGACACCACCTACGGCACCATCAGTGCGAACGTATTGGTGCACTTCATTCCCGGTTTCCGTCACGTCGGCATGGTCGAGCGCGTCATGGGTTCGGCCTGGCCGAGCTGA
- a CDS encoding sulfite oxidase: MEDAGTGLDYGIRPDRTPGYITPIDRFFLRSHAPTPHLDAARWSLHIEGSGVREPITYTYADLWDHFPLISVVRTIECAGNRRVLFGEEYKRKFEGTQWGRGAISTAEWTGVRLRDLLEPAGITPRAREVMPEALDEIRARRPMPLAKALADDTLLALAMNGETLPLDHGYPARVVVSGWLGAASIKWVGRIEVSEHPLHVPWNTEDYVLIGPDYPAQAPSLGMPITGIPVSSLVELPWPARLRPVPHVIRGRAFAGENRVTAVEYRIDEGSWQKASLAPPEIPGAWVRWQFGWDPEPGDHIIRVRATDDQGHTQPDTVPWNDLGYCYHPVLSHPVRVESTA; this comes from the coding sequence ATGGAGGACGCCGGGACCGGTCTGGACTACGGGATCCGGCCGGACCGCACGCCTGGCTACATCACCCCGATCGACCGTTTCTTCCTTCGCAGCCACGCACCGACCCCCCATCTGGACGCGGCGAGATGGTCGCTCCACATCGAAGGAAGTGGGGTACGCGAGCCGATCACCTACACCTACGCCGATTTGTGGGATCACTTTCCGCTGATCTCAGTGGTCCGAACGATCGAGTGCGCCGGTAACCGCCGTGTGCTGTTCGGCGAGGAGTACAAACGCAAGTTCGAGGGAACCCAGTGGGGCCGCGGCGCGATCAGCACCGCCGAATGGACCGGCGTCCGGTTGCGCGACCTGCTCGAACCGGCGGGGATCACCCCGAGAGCCCGTGAGGTCATGCCCGAAGCGCTCGATGAGATCCGGGCCCGCCGGCCCATGCCGCTGGCCAAGGCGCTTGCCGACGACACCCTGCTCGCGCTGGCCATGAACGGCGAGACGCTGCCGCTCGATCATGGGTACCCGGCTCGGGTCGTGGTGTCCGGATGGCTCGGTGCCGCCAGCATCAAGTGGGTGGGCCGGATCGAAGTCTCCGAACATCCGCTGCACGTTCCGTGGAACACCGAAGACTACGTACTGATCGGTCCGGACTACCCTGCGCAGGCGCCCTCACTCGGTATGCCGATCACCGGCATACCAGTGTCGAGCCTGGTGGAACTGCCCTGGCCGGCACGGCTGCGGCCGGTACCGCATGTCATCCGGGGGCGTGCGTTCGCGGGAGAGAACCGGGTCACGGCGGTCGAATACCGCATCGACGAGGGTTCCTGGCAGAAGGCGTCCCTGGCTCCGCCGGAGATACCGGGCGCGTGGGTGCGCTGGCAGTTCGGCTGGGATCCCGAGCCCGGCGATCACATCATCCGGGTACGCGCCACCGACGACCAGGGTCATACCCAGCCCGACACCGTCCCATGGAACGACCTGGGCTACTGCTATCACCCGGTGCTGTCCCACCCCGTCCGAGTCGAATCCACGGCCTGA
- a CDS encoding DUF202 domain-containing protein encodes MNESSIAAGDLRVREHPANERTYLAWRRTNSAVTALGLGAAMFGSHNEVYAFAAGGVLVRAAIAGFGYATVRYCASDPLAVG; translated from the coding sequence GTGAACGAGTCGTCCATCGCAGCCGGCGATCTCCGGGTTCGCGAGCACCCGGCCAACGAGCGCACTTACCTCGCCTGGCGGCGGACGAACTCGGCCGTGACGGCCCTCGGCCTGGGAGCGGCGATGTTCGGCTCACACAACGAGGTCTACGCATTTGCCGCAGGCGGCGTACTCGTACGCGCGGCAATCGCCGGCTTCGGCTACGCCACCGTCCGTTACTGCGCTTCGGATCCCCTTGCCGTCGGATGA
- a CDS encoding helix-turn-helix domain-containing protein has product MATADLLLHPVRMRILQALFDADPMTTAQLRDRLPDIAPATMYRHIAVLTDAGVLEVVGEKRVRGTMERSYRVRPEQAVVDPAARAAMTRKDHQRSFTTFVASLMTDFDRYLAGEDADPLSDGVVYRQAAVWLTDDEFAAMIEEIESTVVARVGRPENDGRTRRIVSLVVVPDKPATAPGPDA; this is encoded by the coding sequence ATGGCAACCGCGGACCTCCTCCTGCATCCCGTCAGGATGCGTATCCTGCAGGCGCTGTTCGACGCCGATCCGATGACCACCGCGCAGCTGCGTGACCGCCTGCCCGACATCGCACCGGCGACGATGTACCGGCACATCGCCGTCCTGACCGACGCGGGCGTGCTGGAGGTGGTGGGCGAGAAACGGGTGCGCGGCACGATGGAGCGCAGCTACCGGGTGCGCCCGGAGCAGGCGGTGGTCGACCCCGCGGCGCGGGCGGCGATGACGCGGAAGGACCACCAACGGTCGTTCACCACGTTCGTGGCGTCGTTGATGACGGATTTCGATCGCTACCTCGCCGGCGAGGACGCCGATCCCCTCTCGGACGGCGTGGTCTACCGGCAGGCGGCGGTATGGCTGACCGACGACGAGTTCGCCGCGATGATCGAGGAGATCGAGAGCACGGTCGTCGCACGAGTCGGCCGCCCTGAGAACGACGGCCGCACCCGTCGCATCGTCAGCCTCGTCGTCGTGCCCGACAAGCCCGCGACGGCGCCCGGGCCGGACGCCTAG
- a CDS encoding alpha/beta hydrolase: MRDVDMSVTADDGLSLAGTLTLPAGPGPHPAVLLLHGSGRLDRDANTGRLRMELGPPLAAALAKDGIATLRYDRRGVGATSGDWRATGFADNRHDAAAALRALAGRPDVRADAVGVVGHSEGAVHAMSLGAHPQVGAVVLLAGFARLGEDALRWQARMIARDLPAPVRPLLPALRALAVRQLARIRTTSTDVARVAGMPVNARWMREMLDHDPRPDLANIKVPVLAITGDKDIQVDPADLDEIRRLVPGGVEVHRIPDLTHLLRRDPGRPSVRSYPRLLRRPVDNDLLAQVAGWLAHRLQEIRPAERMDYP, translated from the coding sequence ATGCGGGATGTCGACATGTCGGTCACCGCGGACGACGGACTGTCGCTGGCCGGCACGCTGACCCTGCCTGCGGGCCCCGGCCCGCACCCGGCCGTCCTGCTGCTGCACGGATCCGGGCGGCTGGACCGCGACGCCAACACCGGCAGGCTTCGCATGGAGCTCGGACCGCCACTGGCCGCCGCGCTCGCGAAGGACGGGATCGCCACGCTGCGTTATGACCGGCGCGGCGTCGGAGCCACCTCCGGTGACTGGCGCGCGACCGGGTTCGCCGACAACCGGCACGACGCCGCCGCCGCACTGCGCGCCCTGGCCGGACGGCCCGACGTTCGGGCAGACGCCGTCGGCGTGGTCGGGCACAGCGAGGGCGCCGTCCACGCCATGTCCCTCGGCGCGCACCCGCAGGTCGGAGCGGTGGTGCTGCTGGCCGGGTTCGCCCGACTGGGTGAGGACGCGCTGCGCTGGCAGGCCAGGATGATCGCCCGCGATCTTCCCGCGCCCGTGCGGCCGCTGCTGCCGGCGTTGCGAGCCCTGGCCGTCCGGCAACTGGCTCGGATCAGGACAACCAGCACGGATGTGGCACGCGTCGCCGGGATGCCGGTGAACGCCCGGTGGATGCGGGAGATGCTCGACCACGATCCGCGTCCGGACCTGGCGAACATCAAGGTCCCCGTCCTGGCGATCACCGGCGACAAGGACATCCAGGTCGACCCCGCGGACCTGGACGAGATCCGCAGGCTGGTGCCCGGAGGGGTCGAGGTCCACCGGATCCCGGACCTCACCCACCTGTTGCGTCGTGATCCCGGTCGTCCGTCGGTGCGCTCCTATCCCCGGCTGCTGCGCCGGCCGGTCGACAACGACCTGCTGGCGCAGGTGGCCGGCTGGCTCGCCCACCGGCTCCAGGAGATTCGCCCCGCGGAGCGGATGGATTACCCCTGA